The following proteins come from a genomic window of Natronosalvus vescus:
- a CDS encoding HAD family hydrolase, protein MAVSFDLFGTLVRTERPADPATAVAAELEKRDVAIPEDWHERYARPWVDAPEGAEVPLPAHVGRALASAGIEWEGNVVRRAVVAAFDPVVAIRPGAPEALEAARERGSVGLCSNCSVPELVGRTLIRAGLDRDDFDAIVTSIGCGWRKPAPEMFEVTASRLDVDPTNLIHVGDDPRTDGGIEAIGGTAILLEQTPLEAVPGRLDSLDSLETPEAFDTLECDSVDTGAETTDCQPEDDRG, encoded by the coding sequence GTGGCAGTATCGTTCGACCTGTTCGGGACGCTCGTCCGTACTGAGCGTCCAGCAGACCCCGCGACGGCGGTGGCAGCCGAACTCGAGAAACGGGACGTTGCGATCCCCGAAGACTGGCACGAGCGCTACGCACGTCCGTGGGTCGACGCCCCCGAGGGTGCCGAAGTCCCGCTGCCAGCCCACGTTGGTCGGGCACTGGCGAGCGCGGGAATCGAGTGGGAAGGGAACGTCGTTCGTCGGGCAGTCGTCGCCGCCTTCGATCCCGTCGTCGCGATTCGCCCCGGAGCGCCCGAGGCACTCGAGGCCGCTCGTGAACGAGGTTCCGTCGGCCTCTGTTCGAACTGTAGCGTACCGGAACTCGTCGGTCGAACCCTCATCAGGGCCGGCCTCGACCGGGACGACTTCGACGCAATCGTCACCAGTATCGGCTGTGGCTGGCGCAAACCGGCTCCTGAGATGTTCGAGGTGACGGCGTCACGACTCGACGTCGACCCCACGAACCTGATCCACGTCGGTGACGACCCTCGAACCGATGGCGGGATCGAGGCCATCGGCGGTACCGCGATCCTCCTCGAACAGACGCCCCTCGAGGCGGTTCCCGGCCGACTCGACTCGCTCGACTCGCTCGAAACGCCCGAAGCGTTCGACACGCTCGAGTGCGATTCCGTCGATACCGGTGCCGAGACGACTGACTGCCAGCCGGAGGACGATCGAGGATGA
- a CDS encoding DUF7344 domain-containing protein yields the protein MSSIDTSLPEEITSVTANDTDETLSKDVIFELLKNRRRREVLTYLLDAEETVTLGELAEQIAAWENDTDVNALSSDQRKRVYVALYQTHLPKMDDAGIVDYDQDRGLITLSDNADLLVMYLDTDTHQRDRWDRWYAATSLIGATILAAAALGVPGFAALPMTVLAGVVIAAFLVLSAVHVFVNHRVQQVVEQKLARIT from the coding sequence ATGTCCTCGATCGATACCTCCCTCCCCGAAGAGATTACCTCCGTTACGGCCAACGATACTGACGAAACGCTCTCGAAAGACGTCATCTTCGAGTTGCTGAAAAACCGACGGCGGCGTGAGGTACTGACCTATCTCCTCGACGCCGAGGAGACGGTAACCCTGGGTGAACTGGCCGAACAGATCGCCGCCTGGGAGAACGACACCGACGTGAACGCGTTGAGTTCCGATCAGCGCAAACGCGTCTACGTAGCCCTCTACCAGACGCACTTGCCGAAGATGGACGACGCGGGAATCGTCGATTACGACCAGGATCGTGGCCTCATCACGCTCTCGGACAACGCCGACCTGCTCGTGATGTACCTCGATACGGACACCCACCAACGGGATCGGTGGGATCGATGGTACGCAGCGACGAGCCTCATCGGCGCAACGATCCTCGCCGCCGCAGCGCTCGGTGTCCCCGGGTTTGCCGCCCTCCCGATGACCGTTCTCGCCGGCGTGGTCATCGCCGCCTTCCTCGTCCTGTCAGCCGTTCACGTGTTCGTGAACCATCGGGTTCAGCAGGTCGTGGAGCAGAAGCTGGCGCGGATCACGTGA
- a CDS encoding transcription initiation factor IIB yields the protein MTRSVSEQIRDESPRTNTGRCPDCETSTVVSDPDRGELVCRECGLVLSEDPIDYGPEWRAFNAKEHDQLSRVGAPLTQSMHDRGLTTTIDWRNRDANGHTMSADKHGQLHRLRVWQERIRTKNAGERNLKYALSEIDRMASALGLPNPVKETASVIYRRALDQDLIRGRSIEGVATSALYTACREEGIPRSLEEVTAVSRVDQREIGRTYRYIADELDINLEPTNPRQFVPRFCSELEVGNDVESKAIEIIDATTRQGLHSGKSPTGFAAAAIYAAGLLCNETIPQRAVAQTAQTTVVTVRNRYREQLEAIGHEEIA from the coding sequence ATGACGCGGTCCGTTAGCGAACAGATACGAGACGAGTCACCGCGGACGAACACCGGCCGGTGTCCAGATTGCGAAACGAGCACAGTCGTAAGTGACCCCGACCGCGGCGAGCTGGTCTGTCGGGAGTGCGGCCTCGTGTTGAGCGAGGATCCCATCGACTACGGGCCAGAGTGGCGGGCGTTCAACGCCAAAGAGCACGATCAGCTCTCACGCGTCGGCGCACCGCTCACCCAGTCGATGCACGACCGCGGTCTGACGACCACTATCGACTGGCGCAATCGTGACGCAAACGGACACACGATGTCGGCCGACAAACACGGCCAACTCCACCGACTTCGCGTCTGGCAGGAGCGCATCCGGACGAAGAACGCCGGCGAACGCAACCTCAAGTACGCTCTCTCGGAAATCGATCGGATGGCGAGCGCACTCGGGCTCCCCAACCCGGTCAAAGAGACCGCGAGCGTGATCTATCGACGGGCACTCGATCAGGATCTCATTCGCGGCCGATCGATCGAGGGCGTGGCCACGAGCGCCCTCTACACGGCCTGTCGGGAGGAGGGGATTCCTCGCAGTCTCGAGGAAGTAACCGCCGTCTCACGCGTCGACCAACGCGAGATCGGTCGCACCTACCGTTACATCGCCGACGAACTGGATATCAACCTCGAGCCAACGAACCCGCGCCAGTTCGTGCCCCGATTCTGCTCGGAACTCGAGGTCGGCAACGACGTCGAATCGAAGGCGATCGAAATCATCGACGCGACGACCAGGCAGGGACTCCACTCCGGCAAATCTCCGACCGGTTTCGCCGCCGCCGCGATCTACGCGGCAGGATTGCTCTGTAACGAGACGATTCCACAGCGGGCGGTCGCCCAGACGGCGCAGACGACCGTCGTCACCGTACGAAATCGCTATCGGGAACAGCTCGAGGCGATCGGTCACGAAGAAATCGCGTGA
- a CDS encoding class I SAM-dependent methyltransferase, which produces MAAHLVDATDVGSDDVVLDVGCGTGNVAITAARRGASVAGLDITPAMLDAARENAAIAGVEDISWRDGTATNLPFDDDTFDTTLSCVGHMFADPPTAAARELIRVTRSGGQIAFTAWTPTSVVPAMGKTVAEYLPPNSDAPDPPVLWGDPDVVRERLGDDVDEIAFETGTVRTPVLSPAHYWEAAVTQSGMFIVALENVAKDDRPTLREDTIETIEAYFDETHNTVPMTYQLTKAVVG; this is translated from the coding sequence ATGGCAGCGCACCTCGTCGATGCCACGGACGTCGGTTCGGACGACGTCGTGCTGGACGTCGGGTGTGGAACCGGAAACGTCGCCATCACGGCCGCCCGACGAGGTGCCAGCGTCGCCGGGCTAGACATCACCCCGGCCATGCTCGATGCGGCCCGAGAGAACGCCGCGATCGCAGGCGTCGAGGACATCTCCTGGCGTGACGGTACTGCGACGAATCTTCCCTTCGACGACGATACGTTCGACACCACGCTCTCGTGCGTCGGCCACATGTTCGCCGACCCACCCACTGCTGCCGCACGAGAGCTAATCCGCGTCACGCGATCGGGTGGCCAGATCGCGTTCACGGCGTGGACGCCCACGAGCGTCGTCCCGGCGATGGGGAAGACGGTGGCCGAATACCTGCCACCGAATTCGGACGCACCGGATCCACCCGTTCTGTGGGGCGATCCCGACGTCGTACGGGAACGACTGGGTGACGACGTCGACGAAATCGCGTTCGAGACCGGGACGGTACGGACGCCCGTTCTCTCGCCAGCGCACTACTGGGAGGCCGCAGTGACCCAATCCGGGATGTTCATCGTTGCACTCGAAAACGTTGCGAAAGACGATCGCCCGACCCTCCGTGAGGACACGATCGAGACTATCGAGGCGTACTTCGACGAGACGCACAATACCGTCCCCATGACGTACCAACTGACGAAAGCGGTAGTCGGGTGA
- a CDS encoding MazG-like family protein, whose amino-acid sequence MNDSTPSGTGGGESELDAQHRVAAFLEANDLETGPSYRVLDLVSEVGEVAKEVNTSTNYGDDPEAVDIARDEIGDTLFALLALCVEADIDAGAAFEEALEKYERRLDAGGSAGSGS is encoded by the coding sequence ATGAACGATTCGACCCCGTCCGGAACAGGCGGTGGCGAGAGCGAACTGGACGCCCAGCACCGTGTCGCCGCGTTTCTCGAGGCCAACGACCTCGAGACGGGGCCGTCCTATCGCGTTCTCGACCTCGTTTCGGAAGTCGGCGAGGTCGCAAAGGAGGTGAACACGTCGACGAACTACGGCGATGACCCCGAGGCCGTCGACATCGCTCGTGACGAGATCGGTGACACGTTGTTCGCGCTGCTCGCGCTGTGCGTGGAGGCCGATATCGACGCCGGGGCCGCCTTCGAGGAGGCACTCGAGAAGTACGAGCGGCGGCTGGACGCGGGCGGTAGTGCGGGTTCGGGTTCGTAG
- a CDS encoding DEAD/DEAH box helicase, whose amino-acid sequence MTDEQPSPSDDEPVDSADSTAAEDDLTGLSLSQFHDACQRAGRPVVTASEVARAVERAQTAVSDDLESLATDGVLERLAVSRDPVVWFPSELEDLTERERVVVFPKRREILVDQPEQFTRAQLSQFAHLADTNGEGGYRYLVRPEDVWQAPHDSFSGLRRTMRQALGQRSDALEDWVESQWDRASQFRLTTHPDGYTVLEARSPEIMGNVARQKLDESHVHAPISDTEDWVREGSEAAIKRTLYEAGYPVRDDRDLESGEPLEFALEVSLRDYQQTWVDRFLEQGEGVYVGPPGSGKTIAAIATMERVGGETLILVPSRDLARQWAETIVDVTSLDPSQVGQYHGGQKTIRPVTVATYQIAGMDRHRSLFDEREWGLVVFDECQHVPSDVYRRSTHLQSRHRLGLSASPVREDDRVAEIFTLIGPPIGTDWEALFEAGFVAEPELEIRYVPWGDDEHGNAYGSADGRERYRLAATNPGKVQEVRYLLAAHPNARALVFVDYLEQGRDIAAALDVPFLSGETPHLERQRLLDAFRHDELDTLVLSRVGDEGIDLPSADLAIVASGLGGSRRQGTQRAGRTMRPAGGALMYVLATRGTREEEFARRQLQHLGRQGVTVREETVERDLEGEDEAEVDAEGGVDTERDAETDGDSTATSDEPS is encoded by the coding sequence GTGACCGACGAACAGCCCTCCCCATCGGATGACGAACCCGTGGATTCCGCGGATTCGACGGCTGCCGAGGACGACCTGACCGGACTCTCGCTCTCGCAGTTTCACGACGCTTGCCAGCGAGCGGGTCGGCCGGTCGTCACCGCGTCGGAAGTCGCCCGCGCGGTCGAGCGCGCACAGACCGCGGTGAGCGACGATCTGGAATCCCTCGCCACGGACGGTGTGCTCGAGCGATTGGCCGTCTCGCGAGATCCCGTCGTCTGGTTCCCGTCGGAACTCGAGGATCTCACCGAACGCGAGCGGGTGGTCGTCTTCCCCAAACGCCGTGAGATCCTCGTCGATCAACCGGAACAGTTCACCCGCGCCCAGCTTTCGCAGTTCGCCCACCTCGCGGATACGAACGGCGAGGGTGGATACCGGTACCTCGTCCGCCCAGAGGACGTCTGGCAGGCGCCACACGACTCGTTTTCGGGGCTCCGTCGAACGATGCGCCAGGCGCTCGGCCAGCGATCGGACGCCCTCGAGGACTGGGTCGAGAGCCAGTGGGATCGCGCCAGCCAGTTCCGACTCACCACCCATCCCGACGGCTACACGGTGCTCGAGGCGCGATCCCCCGAGATAATGGGCAACGTCGCCAGACAGAAACTCGACGAATCGCACGTCCACGCGCCCATCTCCGACACCGAAGACTGGGTGCGAGAGGGATCGGAGGCGGCGATCAAGCGCACCCTCTACGAGGCGGGGTACCCCGTCCGGGACGACCGCGACCTCGAGTCCGGGGAGCCCCTAGAGTTCGCCCTCGAGGTCTCACTCCGGGACTACCAGCAGACCTGGGTCGATCGCTTCCTCGAGCAGGGCGAGGGCGTCTACGTCGGCCCGCCGGGGAGCGGGAAGACGATCGCCGCCATTGCGACGATGGAGCGCGTCGGCGGGGAGACGCTGATCCTCGTCCCGAGCCGTGACCTCGCGCGTCAGTGGGCCGAAACCATCGTCGACGTGACGTCGCTCGACCCGAGCCAGGTCGGCCAGTACCACGGCGGCCAGAAGACGATCCGGCCGGTGACGGTCGCCACCTACCAAATCGCGGGGATGGATCGCCACCGCTCGCTCTTCGACGAGCGCGAGTGGGGGCTGGTGGTCTTCGACGAGTGCCAGCACGTCCCTTCGGACGTCTACCGCCGTAGCACCCACCTCCAGTCCCGTCACCGACTGGGATTGTCGGCGAGTCCAGTGCGGGAGGACGACCGCGTCGCCGAAATCTTCACCCTGATCGGGCCGCCGATCGGCACCGACTGGGAGGCGCTGTTCGAGGCCGGCTTCGTCGCCGAACCCGAACTCGAGATCCGGTACGTGCCGTGGGGAGACGACGAACACGGAAACGCCTACGGCTCAGCCGACGGCCGCGAACGCTACCGGCTCGCGGCGACGAACCCCGGCAAGGTACAGGAGGTTCGGTACCTGCTCGCCGCCCATCCCAACGCACGGGCGCTCGTGTTCGTCGACTACCTCGAGCAGGGTCGCGACATCGCGGCGGCACTGGACGTCCCCTTCCTGAGCGGCGAGACGCCCCACCTCGAGCGCCAGCGACTGCTCGATGCGTTCCGGCACGACGAACTCGACACGCTCGTCCTCTCACGGGTGGGCGACGAGGGGATCGACCTGCCGAGTGCGGATCTGGCGATCGTCGCCTCCGGGTTAGGTGGGTCGCGACGACAGGGAACCCAGCGAGCGGGTCGGACGATGCGACCCGCTGGCGGCGCGCTGATGTACGTGCTGGCGACGCGCGGGACGCGAGAGGAGGAGTTCGCCCGGCGACAGCTCCAGCACCTCGGTCGACAGGGGGTGACGGTTCGCGAGGAGACCGTCGAGCGCGACCTCGAGGGCGAGGACGAGGCCGAGGTCGACGCCGAGGGTGGGGTCGACACCGAGCGTGATGCAGAGACCGATGGTGACTCGACGGCGACGTCCGATGAACCTAGCTGA
- the cbiB gene encoding adenosylcobinamide-phosphate synthase CbiB, translating into MTATTLLVIGLALGLDLVVGEPRTAFHPVAWFGRVVALVDREWTLEPGTERWLGVGVALALPLLPAAVAGGFVLLATAFHPFAGILAATVVLALTTSVRMLLDLTQEVIEATAADLETARERVRGLVGRDATTLTDEDVRSAAIESAAENLADGFASTLLPFALLAPISLPTAAAVAAWVKGVNTLDSMLGYPEKPIGTASARLDDAMMYLPARATALCLALASRRPRALAQARRWARVPASPNSGWPMATLACGLDVRLEKPDAYVLCPDASPPTLADGRRAVSVVGLAAVCLVGLAALFAVVAPALEWVVGSSFEALAAGQPEHLEAGALELALEAEATG; encoded by the coding sequence ATGACGGCGACGACCCTCCTCGTTATCGGCCTGGCGCTCGGACTCGACCTAGTGGTCGGCGAACCGCGAACGGCGTTCCACCCCGTTGCCTGGTTCGGGCGAGTGGTGGCCCTCGTCGATCGGGAGTGGACGCTCGAACCCGGTACCGAGCGATGGCTCGGGGTCGGCGTCGCGCTCGCGTTGCCGTTGCTCCCGGCCGCCGTCGCCGGCGGATTCGTCCTCCTCGCAACGGCGTTCCATCCGTTTGCTGGCATCCTCGCCGCTACCGTCGTCCTCGCCCTGACGACGAGCGTTCGGATGCTCCTGGATCTGACTCAGGAGGTGATCGAGGCGACCGCCGCCGACCTCGAGACCGCCCGCGAGCGCGTTCGCGGACTGGTCGGCCGCGACGCGACGACGCTCACCGACGAGGACGTCCGCTCGGCGGCGATCGAAAGCGCGGCCGAAAACCTCGCTGATGGCTTCGCGTCGACGCTCCTTCCCTTCGCGCTGCTGGCACCGATTTCGCTCCCGACCGCGGCCGCCGTCGCTGCCTGGGTAAAAGGCGTCAACACGCTCGATTCGATGCTCGGCTACCCCGAGAAGCCGATCGGTACCGCGAGCGCCCGCCTCGACGACGCCATGATGTACCTCCCCGCTCGAGCCACCGCGCTGTGTCTCGCCCTCGCCTCGAGACGCCCCCGGGCGCTCGCTCAAGCGCGCCGGTGGGCGCGGGTGCCCGCCTCGCCGAACTCGGGGTGGCCGATGGCGACGCTGGCCTGTGGGCTCGACGTTCGACTCGAGAAGCCCGACGCGTACGTGTTGTGTCCCGACGCGTCGCCACCCACGCTCGCGGACGGCCGACGGGCGGTCTCCGTGGTCGGCCTCGCCGCGGTGTGTCTGGTCGGTCTCGCGGCACTGTTCGCCGTCGTCGCTCCAGCACTAGAGTGGGTGGTCGGGTCGTCTTTCGAAGCCCTCGCCGCTGGACAGCCGGAGCATCTCGAGGCAGGTGCTCTCGAATTGGCGCTCGAGGCGGAGGCTACTGGATGA
- a CDS encoding helicase HerA domain-containing protein codes for MSETREVLVGESAAGDDVTLPVVELLTGRGFVTGKSGSGKSNTASVIAEELLEAGFPLLIVDTDGEYYGLKEEYEMLHAGADEECDIQIGPEHAEQMASLALEENVPVILDVSGYLDEEEADKLLRETARQLFVKEKKLKKPFLLVVEEVHEYIPEGGGMGETGRLLIKIGKRGRKHGLGILGISQRPADVKKDFITQANWLVWHRLTWENDTKVVGRIIDTEYSELVSELDDGQAFIQMDWMDAGVSKIQFRRKRTFDAGATPGLDDFERPELKSVSDALVDDLQNISERKNREEDRIEELEKRLDSKESRIESLEDELSSARDVSEAARQMADALSQADTVQTTFPDSGGDLRRLHDELVELEEKRDELTERLEEREAENEELREELEERDRWVTELEERIEHLEAENDELRERCVELELWLEPADGEEPDNILVAPVDDDSRAGDVGQADGADGCDGSDGAEEREETPIVHAGGDDLAFGYTDVEDASDEEILEGDERTVAEVRERERERDLLVADEYETIDGLLGLEEIEARVQAACDDSRCGEPTARRVIETVAIDGPLETEAVAAAVDRSPVAVQSLLSELRTRDVLDRRDDGTYVLDRWLLEALESVPSPESD; via the coding sequence GTGAGCGAGACCCGCGAGGTTCTCGTCGGCGAATCGGCAGCGGGAGACGACGTCACACTCCCCGTGGTCGAACTGCTGACCGGCCGTGGGTTCGTCACCGGGAAGTCGGGATCCGGGAAGTCGAACACGGCATCGGTAATCGCCGAGGAGTTACTCGAGGCGGGCTTTCCCCTGCTCATCGTCGACACCGACGGGGAGTACTACGGGCTGAAAGAGGAGTACGAGATGCTCCACGCGGGTGCCGACGAGGAGTGTGACATCCAGATCGGCCCCGAACACGCCGAACAGATGGCGTCGCTGGCGCTCGAGGAGAACGTGCCCGTGATCCTCGACGTGTCTGGGTATCTCGACGAGGAAGAGGCCGACAAACTGTTGCGGGAGACGGCCCGACAGCTGTTCGTCAAGGAGAAGAAGCTCAAAAAGCCGTTCTTGCTCGTCGTCGAGGAGGTTCACGAGTACATCCCGGAGGGGGGCGGCATGGGCGAAACCGGTCGATTGCTGATTAAAATCGGCAAACGCGGCCGCAAACACGGTCTCGGCATCCTGGGCATCAGCCAGCGGCCAGCGGACGTCAAAAAGGACTTCATCACGCAGGCGAACTGGCTGGTCTGGCATCGACTGACCTGGGAGAACGACACCAAAGTCGTCGGGCGGATCATCGATACGGAGTACTCCGAACTCGTGTCGGAACTCGACGACGGCCAGGCGTTCATCCAGATGGACTGGATGGATGCGGGCGTCAGCAAGATTCAGTTCCGGCGCAAGCGAACCTTCGACGCCGGGGCCACGCCGGGGCTGGACGACTTCGAACGTCCCGAGTTGAAGTCCGTCTCCGACGCGCTGGTCGACGACCTCCAGAACATCTCCGAGCGGAAGAACCGCGAGGAAGACCGGATCGAGGAACTCGAGAAACGGCTCGATTCGAAGGAGTCGCGCATCGAGAGTCTCGAGGACGAACTCTCCTCCGCACGAGACGTCTCGGAGGCGGCCCGACAGATGGCCGACGCGCTCTCCCAGGCCGACACGGTACAGACGACGTTCCCGGATTCCGGCGGCGATCTGCGTCGATTGCACGACGAACTGGTCGAACTCGAGGAGAAGCGGGACGAACTCACCGAACGGCTCGAGGAACGCGAGGCCGAAAACGAGGAACTTCGGGAGGAACTCGAGGAGCGCGACCGGTGGGTGACCGAACTCGAGGAACGAATCGAGCACCTCGAGGCCGAAAACGACGAACTTCGCGAGCGCTGTGTCGAACTCGAGTTGTGGCTCGAGCCCGCCGATGGTGAGGAGCCCGACAATATTCTGGTTGCGCCTGTAGACGACGACTCGAGGGCTGGCGACGTGGGCCAGGCGGACGGGGCCGATGGGTGCGATGGCAGCGACGGAGCCGAGGAACGCGAAGAGACGCCCATCGTCCACGCCGGCGGTGACGACCTCGCGTTCGGCTACACCGACGTCGAGGACGCGAGCGACGAGGAGATCCTCGAAGGCGACGAGCGAACGGTTGCGGAGGTTAGAGAGCGTGAACGCGAACGCGACCTGCTCGTCGCCGACGAGTACGAGACGATCGACGGCCTGCTTGGCCTCGAGGAGATCGAAGCACGCGTCCAGGCGGCCTGTGACGACTCACGGTGTGGCGAACCGACGGCCCGACGCGTCATCGAGACGGTCGCGATCGACGGGCCGCTCGAGACGGAGGCCGTCGCGGCGGCGGTCGACCGGTCACCCGTCGCCGTCCAGAGTCTGCTCTCCGAACTGCGAACCCGAGACGTTCTCGATCGACGGGACGACGGCACCTACGTGCTGGATCGGTGGTTGCTCGAGGCGCTCGAGTCGGTTCCGTCGCCGGAGTCCGACTGA